The following coding sequences lie in one Jonesia denitrificans DSM 20603 genomic window:
- a CDS encoding MarR family winged helix-turn-helix transcriptional regulator, with product MQEPTPAPNTPYWYPDRDHVHDVLDGIRRFRRANAAMRKRMADGMGMNKTDMQALQAVIAAQRHGAPLHPRELADELDISTASTTKLLDRLERSGHLTRVPHPADRRSVTIQATDHAHTEVKDRLAPMHRDMEEIIYEFTPGEQRAIAMFLHSMADLFDRSGDIEPLRDALTDQLTNQDAVRR from the coding sequence ATGCAGGAACCAACCCCCGCACCCAACACCCCCTACTGGTACCCCGACCGCGACCACGTCCACGATGTCCTCGATGGAATCCGTCGATTTCGCCGCGCCAACGCGGCCATGCGCAAACGCATGGCCGACGGCATGGGAATGAACAAAACAGACATGCAAGCACTCCAAGCGGTCATTGCAGCGCAGCGACACGGAGCCCCCTTGCACCCCCGCGAACTTGCTGACGAACTCGACATCTCCACCGCATCGACAACAAAACTGCTGGACCGGCTCGAACGATCCGGTCATCTCACCAGAGTGCCCCACCCAGCCGACCGCCGCTCGGTGACCATCCAAGCAACAGACCATGCTCACACCGAAGTCAAAGACCGACTTGCCCCCATGCACCGCGACATGGAAGAGATCATCTACGAATTCACCCCCGGAGAACAACGAGCGATCGCCATGTTCCTGCACTCCATGGCTGACCTCTTCGACCGTTCCGGTGACATCGAACCACTTCGTGATGCGCTGACTGACCAGCTAACCAACCAAGACGCGGTCCGCAGGTAA
- a CDS encoding potassium transporter TrkG encodes MESFRRRIPTDILRLAVAVTALSATLIIAASMAILEISGLRLDVVLFEVISAYATTGLSTGITAALPDSAHLILVVLMFAGRVGTMTFAAALTLRTRTRARRLPADRVLVG; translated from the coding sequence GTGGAGTCGTTTCGGCGGCGTATTCCCACTGATATTTTGCGGCTCGCGGTCGCCGTGACAGCGTTGTCAGCAACTCTCATTATTGCGGCGAGTATGGCCATTTTGGAGATCAGCGGGTTGCGCCTTGATGTGGTGTTGTTTGAGGTGATCTCCGCGTATGCGACCACTGGATTGTCGACAGGGATTACCGCCGCGTTGCCGGATAGCGCTCACCTGATCCTTGTGGTGTTGATGTTCGCGGGCCGCGTGGGAACGATGACGTTTGCTGCTGCTCTGACGTTGCGGACACGGACCCGTGCACGCAGGTTACCTGCGGACCGCGTCTTGGTTGGTTAG